The following proteins are encoded in a genomic region of Opisthocomus hoazin isolate bOpiHoa1 chromosome 4, bOpiHoa1.hap1, whole genome shotgun sequence:
- the STEAP2 gene encoding metalloreductase STEAP2 isoform X2, whose translation MESISMMGSPKNLNETFLPNVANGIKDASKITVGIIGTGDFAKSLTIRLIRCGYHVVVGSRNPKLAAELFPHVVDVTHHEDAVAKTNIIFVAIHREHYASLWDLKHLLTGKILIDVSNNTRVDQYPDSNAEYLASLFPDSLIVKGFNVVSAWSLQLGPKDASRQVYICSNNIQARHQVIELARQLSFIPVDLGALSSSREIENLPLRLFTLWKGPVVIAISLATFFFIYSFVRDVIHPYVRNQQSDFYKIPIEIVNKTLPIVAITLLSLVYLSGLIAAAYQLYYGTKYRRFPPWLDNWLQCRKQLGLLSFFFATVHVAYSLCLPMRRSERYLFLNMAYQQVHANVENSWNEEEVWRIEMYISFGIMSLGLLSLLAVTSIPSVNSALNWREFSFIQSTLGYVALLISTFHVLIYGWKRAFEEEYYRFYTPPNFVLALVLPSIVILEGR comes from the exons ATGGAATCAATATCTATGATGGGAAGTCCCAAGAACCTCAATGAAACTTTTCTACCAAATGTTGCCAATGGCATCAAGGATGCCAGTAAGATAACAGTAGGCATCATTGGAACGGGAGACTTTGCTAAGTCATTGACAATTAGGCTTATCAGATGCGGGTACCACGTGGTTGTAGGAAGCAGAAACCCTAAACTTGCTGCCGAGTTGTTTCCCCATGTTGTTGATGTCACTCACCATGAAGATGCAGTAGCAAAAACAAACATCATTTTTGTCGCTATACACAGAGAACATTATGCCTCTTTGTGGGACCTCAAGCATTTACTCACTGGTAAAATTCTGATTGATGTCAGCAATAACACAAGAGTAGACCAATATCCAGACTCCAATGCAGAGTATTTGGCATCACTTTTCCCAGATTCCCTGATTGTCAAAGGATTCAATGTTGTTTCAGCTTGGTCACTGCAGTTAGGACCAAAGGATGCCAGCAGACAG GTCTATATATGCAGTAACAACATTCAGGCTCGCCATCAAGTTATTGAGCTTGCCCGTCAGCTCAGTTTTATTCCTGTTGATTTGGGGGCATTGTCATCTTCAAGGGAGATTGAAAACTTACCTTTGCGTCTGTTCACGCTGTGGAAGGGGCCTGTAGTGATTGCCATCAGCCTGGCAACGTTTTTCTTCATCTATTCCTTCGTCAGAGATGTAATCCATCCATACGTGAGAAATCAGCAGAGTGACTTTTACAAGATCCCCATTGAGATTGTGAACAAGACTCTGCCAATTGTTGCTATCACTTTACTTTCTCTAGTGTATTTATCAGGGCTTATTGCAGCTGCTTATCAGCTTTACTACGGTACGAAGTATAGGCGATTTCCACCTTGGCTGGACAACTGGCTCCAGTGTCGAAAGCAGCTTGGACTGCTCAGTTTTTTCTTTGCAACAGTGCATGTGGCATACAGCCTCTGCTTACCTATGAGGCGGTCAGAGCGATACTTGTTCCTCAATATGGCATATCAACAG GTTCATGCAAATGTTGAAAATTCTTGGAATGAGGAAGAAGTGTGGCGAATTGAAATGTATATCTCCTTTGGAATAATGAGTCTTGGATTACTTTCTTTGCTGGCAGTAACTTCCATCCCTTCAGTAAACAGTGCCTTAAACTGGAGGGAGTTCAGTTTTATTCAG TCTACACTTGGATACGTTGCTCTGCTCATAAGTACTTTCCATGTACTAATTTACGGGTGGAAAAGAGCTTTTGAAGAAGAATATTACAGATTTTATACGCCGCCAAATTTTGTTCTTGCCCTTGTTCTGCCTTCCATTGTAATTCTAG AGGGAAGATGA
- the STEAP2 gene encoding metalloreductase STEAP2 isoform X1, translating to MESISMMGSPKNLNETFLPNVANGIKDASKITVGIIGTGDFAKSLTIRLIRCGYHVVVGSRNPKLAAELFPHVVDVTHHEDAVAKTNIIFVAIHREHYASLWDLKHLLTGKILIDVSNNTRVDQYPDSNAEYLASLFPDSLIVKGFNVVSAWSLQLGPKDASRQVYICSNNIQARHQVIELARQLSFIPVDLGALSSSREIENLPLRLFTLWKGPVVIAISLATFFFIYSFVRDVIHPYVRNQQSDFYKIPIEIVNKTLPIVAITLLSLVYLSGLIAAAYQLYYGTKYRRFPPWLDNWLQCRKQLGLLSFFFATVHVAYSLCLPMRRSERYLFLNMAYQQVHANVENSWNEEEVWRIEMYISFGIMSLGLLSLLAVTSIPSVNSALNWREFSFIQSTLGYVALLISTFHVLIYGWKRAFEEEYYRFYTPPNFVLALVLPSIVILGKIILLLPCVSRKLRRIRRGWEKSHVIEEASGSAPHLSPERITVM from the exons ATGGAATCAATATCTATGATGGGAAGTCCCAAGAACCTCAATGAAACTTTTCTACCAAATGTTGCCAATGGCATCAAGGATGCCAGTAAGATAACAGTAGGCATCATTGGAACGGGAGACTTTGCTAAGTCATTGACAATTAGGCTTATCAGATGCGGGTACCACGTGGTTGTAGGAAGCAGAAACCCTAAACTTGCTGCCGAGTTGTTTCCCCATGTTGTTGATGTCACTCACCATGAAGATGCAGTAGCAAAAACAAACATCATTTTTGTCGCTATACACAGAGAACATTATGCCTCTTTGTGGGACCTCAAGCATTTACTCACTGGTAAAATTCTGATTGATGTCAGCAATAACACAAGAGTAGACCAATATCCAGACTCCAATGCAGAGTATTTGGCATCACTTTTCCCAGATTCCCTGATTGTCAAAGGATTCAATGTTGTTTCAGCTTGGTCACTGCAGTTAGGACCAAAGGATGCCAGCAGACAG GTCTATATATGCAGTAACAACATTCAGGCTCGCCATCAAGTTATTGAGCTTGCCCGTCAGCTCAGTTTTATTCCTGTTGATTTGGGGGCATTGTCATCTTCAAGGGAGATTGAAAACTTACCTTTGCGTCTGTTCACGCTGTGGAAGGGGCCTGTAGTGATTGCCATCAGCCTGGCAACGTTTTTCTTCATCTATTCCTTCGTCAGAGATGTAATCCATCCATACGTGAGAAATCAGCAGAGTGACTTTTACAAGATCCCCATTGAGATTGTGAACAAGACTCTGCCAATTGTTGCTATCACTTTACTTTCTCTAGTGTATTTATCAGGGCTTATTGCAGCTGCTTATCAGCTTTACTACGGTACGAAGTATAGGCGATTTCCACCTTGGCTGGACAACTGGCTCCAGTGTCGAAAGCAGCTTGGACTGCTCAGTTTTTTCTTTGCAACAGTGCATGTGGCATACAGCCTCTGCTTACCTATGAGGCGGTCAGAGCGATACTTGTTCCTCAATATGGCATATCAACAG GTTCATGCAAATGTTGAAAATTCTTGGAATGAGGAAGAAGTGTGGCGAATTGAAATGTATATCTCCTTTGGAATAATGAGTCTTGGATTACTTTCTTTGCTGGCAGTAACTTCCATCCCTTCAGTAAACAGTGCCTTAAACTGGAGGGAGTTCAGTTTTATTCAG TCTACACTTGGATACGTTGCTCTGCTCATAAGTACTTTCCATGTACTAATTTACGGGTGGAAAAGAGCTTTTGAAGAAGAATATTACAGATTTTATACGCCGCCAAATTTTGTTCTTGCCCTTGTTCTGCCTTCCATTGTAATTCTAGGTAAGATCATTTTGCTTTTGCCATGCGTAAGTAGAAAACTGAGGAGAATTCGAAGAGGATGGGAGAAAAGCCATGTTATAGAAGAAGCAAGTGGGTCTGCTCCACATCTCTCCCCAGAAAGGATAACTGTGATGTGA